A genome region from Chloroflexi bacterium ADurb.Bin180 includes the following:
- the nadE gene encoding NH(3)-dependent NAD(+) synthetase produces the protein MPVAAQLELNTDVTRQVLVKFLKEELGRCGYTRAVLNLSGGLDSALSCFLIAEALGGDNVLTLILPYRTSAPDSTEHAVEVARLTGVNHRIIDITPMVDPYLSLYPEMDGVRKGNVMARMRMIVLYDHTVSWKGLAIGTSNKTELLLGYGTIFGDMASAVNPLGDLYKTQVRQLARAVGVPEYILQKAPSADLWAGQTDEGELGFTYARVDQLLYLLVDERYSRDEVIEAGFDAQFVDTVLRRIRTSQFKRMPPIIAKLSRRDVWHDFLYPRDWGT, from the coding sequence TACCGATGTGACCCGGCAGGTCCTGGTCAAGTTCCTGAAAGAAGAGCTGGGCCGTTGTGGCTATACCAGGGCAGTGCTCAACCTGTCTGGCGGTCTCGACTCGGCTTTGTCTTGCTTCCTGATTGCCGAAGCGCTCGGTGGTGACAATGTGCTTACCCTGATCCTACCCTATCGCACCAGCGCCCCGGACAGCACCGAACACGCTGTCGAGGTAGCCAGACTAACCGGGGTGAATCACCGGATCATTGACATCACTCCAATGGTCGATCCTTACCTCAGCCTGTACCCGGAGATGGACGGCGTCCGCAAAGGCAACGTGATGGCCCGTATGAGGATGATCGTCCTCTACGACCATACGGTGTCATGGAAAGGCCTGGCCATCGGCACAAGCAACAAGACCGAACTACTGCTGGGCTACGGCACCATCTTTGGGGACATGGCATCGGCTGTCAATCCATTAGGCGACCTGTACAAGACCCAGGTGCGTCAGCTGGCGCGAGCAGTGGGAGTGCCCGAGTACATCCTGCAAAAGGCCCCCTCAGCCGACCTCTGGGCCGGCCAGACGGATGAGGGCGAGCTCGGTTTCACCTATGCCCGGGTAGATCAGTTGCTCTATCTGCTTGTGGATGAACGCTACAGCCGCGATGAGGTCATCGAGGCCGGCTTTGACGCCCAGTTCGTGGATACCGTGCTGCGCCGCATCCGCACCTCGCAGTTCAAGCGCATGCCACCGATCATCGCCAAGCTTAGCCGACGCGACGTTTGGCACGATTTTCTCTATCCCCGCGACTGGGGCACCTAG